The following DNA comes from Chlamydiota bacterium.
GAGAGGTTTTCAAATAGCAGAGCAAACTCTTCAACTTCTTTTGCCATTTTGCCAATGTTGCCGCTCATTTCGATAGGGTGCCCTATGATCACCGTTTCCATGTCATAGTCTTTGAGCTGTTTTAAAATGTGTTCAACGATTTTTTGCAAAGAGGTGTTGGGCTCAATACGAAGTGTGGGAAGAGGAAGGCTTAAGGATTGAAAAGGATCTGAGATGGCCAATCCAATTTTCCGCTTTCCAAAATCAATGGCAGCAATTCTTACTTGCATAAGCTCTTGGCGTTGATCACGGCTTTGATAAATTGTTTAAATAGCGGATGTGGATGTATG
Coding sequences within:
- the yrrK gene encoding putative pre-16S rRNA nuclease, whose amino-acid sequence is MQVRIAAIDFGKRKIGLAISDPFQSLSLPLPTLRIEPNTSLQKIVEHILKQLKDYDMETVIIGHPIEMSGNIGKMAKEVEEFALLFENLSSLKTVLWDERLSSKQADQTLRHENIKRKKRDALNDSLAAMLLLQSYLDYLAYKN